A section of the Papio anubis isolate 15944 chromosome 16, Panubis1.0, whole genome shotgun sequence genome encodes:
- the MTFP1 gene encoding mitochondrial fission process protein 1 isoform X2, with the protein MSEPQPRGAERDLYRDTWVRYLGYANEVGEAFRSLVPAAVVWLSYGVASSYVLADAIDKGKKAGEVSGFPPGLQPAQALPVSREAQLLLITRWYLACASASSCFMSSSHSCQGMWTPGSLGSKDPGT; encoded by the exons ATGTCAGAGCCGCAGCCGCGGGGCGCAGAGCGCGATCTCTACCGGGACACGTGGGTGCGATACCTGG GCTATGCCAATGAGGTGGGCGAGGCTTTCCGCTCTCTTGTGCCAGCGGCGGTGGTGTGGCTGAGCTATGGCGTGGCCAGCTCCTACGTGCTGGCGGATGCCATTGACAAAGGCAAGAAGGCTGGAGAG GTCAGTGGATTTcctcctggactccagcctgcGCAAGCTCTACCCGTCAGTCGGGAAGCCCAGCTCCTCCTGATCACACGCTGGTACCTGGCCTGTGCATCAGCCTCCTCCTGCTTCATGTCATCCTCCCACTCCTGCCAGGGGATGTGGACACCTGGTTCCCTGGGGTCCAAAGACCCTGGCACCTGA
- the MTFP1 gene encoding mitochondrial fission process protein 1 isoform X1 yields the protein MSEPQPRGAERDLYRDTWVRYLGYANEVGEAFRSLVPAAVVWLSYGVASSYVLADAIDKGKKAGEVPSPEAGRSARVTVAVVDTFVWQALASVAIPGFTINRVCAASLYVLGTATRWPLAVRKWSTTALGLLTIPVIIHPIDRSVDFLLDSSLRKLYPSVGKPSSS from the exons ATGTCAGAGCCGCAGCCGCGGGGCGCAGAGCGCGATCTCTACCGGGACACGTGGGTGCGATACCTGG GCTATGCCAATGAGGTGGGCGAGGCTTTCCGCTCTCTTGTGCCAGCGGCGGTGGTGTGGCTGAGCTATGGCGTGGCCAGCTCCTACGTGCTGGCGGATGCCATTGACAAAGGCAAGAAGGCTGGAGAG GTACCGAGCCCCGAAGCAGGCCGCAGCGCCAGGGTGACCGTGGCTGTGGTGGACACCTTTGTATGGCAGGCTCTGGCCTCTGTGGCCATTCCGGGCTTCACCATCAACCGCGTGTGTGCCGCCTCTCTTTATGTCCTGGGCACTGCCACCCGCTGGCCCCTGGCTGTCCGCAAGTGGAGCACCACTGCGCTTGGGCTGTTGACCATCCCCGTCATTATCCACCCCATTGACAG GTCAGTGGATTTcctcctggactccagcctgcGCAAGCTCTACCCGTCAGTCGGGAAGCCCAGCTCCTCCTGA